Proteins found in one Maridesulfovibrio sp. genomic segment:
- a CDS encoding biotin/lipoyl-binding protein, with amino-acid sequence MLDNYEANQLRKSHRISLPAMVKLGKKEFRVLDWSLEGFKCGVASHRIPEKWSGTVKFVLPLSGMNISFDALATVVRRGEDECGFSFNDLSDQSKMLLKTYLEASVEGKLANVNGIISRVESVEIAAEIEKPLTLEEHTTFKRKFQGRAVLYIFLLLVAFSFVALVLYSNFSKSVSVRGVVSGAILNVSPEVSGYLQDIKVHEGQSVKKGQLLFTVDDSAILREIKEINLIIEVEKEKLALLYTRLSEEERELGLYRNAANIQVEMVEQQIKGVKARINLAKMQFERAEKLMSSGAVSRSFLDERRKDFLTEKAALSELDKELILAKDNALSAKNGKYMSRNSAHGDRQELKGRILVQKKELEVKRFRLVQAMAKLEKTRVTANISGKVYSLKRVPGTYLNEGESVMTLTANDIHPWALARFTFKGALNISQGDAVDVYVPALGKHYQGTIQAMGHYALADSGSEAQSLEVSGSEVPVKIIFDKHPDDLSLGLGVEARVQTNFLNRLHAIITQWSSFEASI; translated from the coding sequence ATGTTAGATAATTATGAAGCAAACCAGCTGCGAAAGTCTCACCGAATTTCGCTGCCTGCCATGGTTAAACTGGGAAAAAAAGAGTTTAGGGTTTTAGATTGGTCTCTTGAAGGGTTCAAATGCGGTGTTGCATCGCATCGCATCCCGGAGAAATGGTCCGGTACCGTTAAATTCGTATTACCACTTTCTGGCATGAATATTTCTTTTGATGCCTTGGCTACGGTTGTACGCAGAGGTGAGGATGAATGCGGGTTTTCTTTTAATGATTTGAGTGACCAGAGTAAGATGTTACTCAAAACATATCTTGAAGCTAGTGTTGAAGGAAAGCTTGCAAATGTAAATGGTATTATTTCTCGAGTAGAATCAGTTGAAATTGCAGCTGAAATTGAGAAACCTTTGACGCTTGAGGAGCACACGACCTTTAAACGTAAATTTCAAGGGCGCGCAGTCCTCTATATCTTTTTGTTGCTGGTTGCTTTTTCATTCGTTGCACTGGTTCTTTATAGTAATTTCTCAAAATCTGTAAGCGTACGCGGAGTTGTTTCCGGAGCTATTCTCAATGTCAGTCCTGAAGTCAGTGGATATTTGCAGGATATTAAAGTTCATGAAGGGCAGAGCGTTAAGAAAGGCCAACTGCTATTTACTGTGGATGATAGCGCAATTCTTCGTGAGATCAAAGAAATCAATCTTATTATAGAAGTAGAAAAAGAAAAACTGGCGCTGCTTTATACACGGCTTTCCGAAGAAGAACGTGAGCTGGGTCTGTACCGCAATGCGGCTAATATTCAGGTTGAAATGGTTGAGCAACAAATTAAGGGAGTCAAAGCTAGGATCAATCTTGCAAAAATGCAATTTGAACGGGCTGAAAAATTGATGTCCAGTGGTGCTGTTAGCCGCTCGTTTCTGGATGAACGGCGGAAAGATTTTTTGACTGAAAAGGCTGCTCTTTCTGAATTGGACAAAGAGTTGATACTCGCTAAAGATAACGCCTTAAGTGCTAAAAATGGGAAATATATGTCCCGAAACTCAGCTCATGGTGACCGACAAGAGCTGAAAGGGCGTATTCTTGTTCAAAAAAAAGAGCTTGAAGTAAAGCGTTTCCGTCTGGTGCAGGCAATGGCTAAACTGGAAAAAACTCGTGTGACAGCCAATATAAGCGGTAAAGTTTATTCTCTGAAAAGGGTTCCTGGAACTTACCTCAATGAAGGGGAATCTGTGATGACTCTTACCGCTAATGATATACATCCTTGGGCCTTAGCCAGATTCACTTTTAAAGGAGCTTTAAATATTTCTCAGGGTGACGCTGTCGATGTATATGTGCCAGCGCTTGGAAAGCATTATCAGGGTACAATACAGGCTATGGGGCATTATGCTTTAGCAGACAGTGGCAGTGAAGCGCAAAGTCTAGAAGTCAGCGGAAGCGAAGTCCCCGTTAAAATTATCTTTGATAAACATCCTGATGACTTATCGTTGGGACTCGGGGTTGAGGCCAGAGTCCAGACTAATTTTTTAAATAGATTACATGCGATTATTACTCAGTGGTCATCGTTTGAAGCCAGTATATAA
- a CDS encoding phage tail protein: MSSIITLPGENLIAAKQGAGQILVIDKMIFANVPGVDPEADIDRSTQKPAADQIVLEYDIPAEYKKYVNPNQVVYSAVLDSNAGNFDFNWIGLYSAADDVVVAITTLPTISKFKTAGQIQGNHLTRNFMMAYEGAAQSTGMSVAADTWQLDFSTRLAGLDERDRMTNRDIYGRARFWCDGFELVNTEGSYFLSSGVGYVEGIRIDLDNPLPIPGENLPKSVWLDVSLTPQGSTVVAKAEPVYGDSFEDNVQDGIKHYYVKIGEIDGTGKVSDFRTVDEIKADLVEYLKHLIEIHKTDPDAHMELLARLATGIPEIIFPEKNAVDVGETPVFTWGKFVPIFINTSLNAVQVQVDHASKDFLTPLFDSGPDSVAAVQNRFAMPAGYLLVSNMYKVRVRWRLNTGQWSPWSVAVVFTTKAEFNYVARPEMLAPADGVTGVQERPELEAGAFAVVGDTEDTHYSTQFMVKVGDAELHKSPEVLGGFKYQLPAGLLQPGNTYDAYCKETGKVLGESEWSYSSSFNTAAAFIEGDAAILLVAWAIVVKATATGTALEDLAELYSNGTEQEAGEGDWAEYVVNAKVNDAGLNVLDDSTNSTLIVDDVLTNRIPILTELGQVAGDVTPWPIPAANQIPDMAQSNNGCSITTDTTYYCEGSPVFVGCEDLKSSPYGWFCDVSANLFVTFDQEISVKSYQVLCHAKTYATYMARSWRLYYSRNGLTWISMDQQSGLAQWATGELRSFELAEVVTAKYFKMALFETSTQAYTGLSGLKLMSPEKTGTAIDISAAGFTKAPTRAHLIPKLMAATGPAGATFTAADFQEIPVEEVTLGTDTDPDIPNYLHLKSARQTPAPFRTIAMGLKGMAAGSKSLIETARIDTWKLGA, from the coding sequence ATGAGTTCTATTATTACCCTTCCCGGCGAAAACCTGATTGCAGCAAAGCAGGGCGCTGGCCAGATTCTGGTCATTGATAAAATGATCTTCGCCAACGTTCCCGGCGTGGATCCGGAAGCAGACATTGACCGGAGCACCCAGAAGCCTGCAGCGGATCAGATTGTTTTAGAATATGACATCCCGGCTGAATATAAAAAGTATGTAAATCCTAATCAGGTAGTATATTCGGCGGTGCTTGATTCCAATGCCGGAAATTTTGATTTTAACTGGATCGGGCTTTATTCGGCCGCTGATGATGTTGTTGTGGCCATAACTACACTGCCGACTATTTCCAAGTTCAAGACCGCTGGCCAGATCCAAGGCAACCACCTGACCCGGAATTTTATGATGGCCTATGAAGGGGCGGCACAGAGTACCGGAATGAGCGTGGCGGCTGATACATGGCAGCTTGATTTTTCTACCAGACTTGCGGGTCTGGATGAACGGGACCGCATGACTAACCGGGATATATACGGCCGCGCGCGGTTCTGGTGTGACGGGTTCGAGCTGGTTAATACTGAAGGCTCTTATTTTCTTTCCTCTGGCGTGGGGTATGTGGAAGGAATCCGCATTGACCTTGATAACCCCCTGCCCATTCCCGGGGAAAATCTGCCGAAATCAGTCTGGCTTGATGTTTCCCTGACTCCGCAGGGTTCCACCGTAGTGGCCAAGGCCGAGCCGGTTTATGGAGACAGCTTTGAAGATAACGTTCAGGACGGAATCAAGCATTACTATGTAAAGATTGGAGAAATAGACGGCACAGGCAAGGTTTCCGACTTCCGCACCGTGGATGAAATCAAGGCTGATCTGGTGGAATACCTGAAGCACTTAATTGAAATCCACAAAACGGATCCTGATGCACATATGGAACTGCTGGCCAGACTGGCCACCGGGATTCCGGAGATAATTTTTCCTGAAAAAAACGCCGTGGATGTGGGGGAAACCCCTGTTTTCACTTGGGGCAAGTTCGTTCCCATTTTCATCAACACCAGCCTGAATGCTGTTCAGGTACAGGTGGATCATGCTTCCAAGGATTTCCTTACCCCGCTGTTTGATTCTGGACCGGATTCCGTGGCTGCAGTCCAGAACCGTTTTGCCATGCCTGCCGGTTATCTGCTGGTCAGCAACATGTATAAAGTTCGGGTTCGTTGGAGGCTGAACACTGGCCAGTGGTCACCGTGGTCCGTGGCTGTGGTTTTTACCACAAAGGCAGAATTTAACTATGTGGCCAGACCTGAAATGCTGGCCCCTGCTGACGGTGTAACCGGAGTGCAGGAACGTCCGGAGCTAGAAGCTGGTGCTTTTGCCGTTGTAGGTGACACCGAAGACACCCACTATTCCACCCAGTTCATGGTAAAAGTAGGGGATGCTGAATTACACAAATCCCCGGAGGTGCTTGGTGGCTTTAAATATCAGCTTCCTGCAGGACTGCTGCAGCCCGGAAATACTTATGATGCCTACTGCAAGGAAACGGGTAAGGTGCTGGGTGAATCTGAATGGTCTTATTCTTCTTCGTTTAATACGGCTGCAGCCTTCATTGAAGGTGATGCCGCTATCCTGCTGGTTGCATGGGCTATTGTGGTTAAAGCCACCGCTACCGGTACCGCGCTGGAAGATCTGGCGGAGCTGTACAGTAACGGCACCGAACAGGAAGCCGGAGAAGGGGATTGGGCGGAGTATGTGGTTAATGCAAAGGTTAATGATGCGGGCTTAAATGTTTTAGACGATTCTACAAACTCAACGTTGATTGTCGATGACGTATTGACAAATAGAATACCTATATTAACCGAGCTAGGGCAGGTTGCAGGAGATGTGACACCGTGGCCTATCCCTGCGGCGAACCAAATTCCAGATATGGCACAATCAAATAATGGATGCAGTATTACAACTGATACTACGTATTATTGTGAAGGATCTCCGGTGTTTGTTGGCTGCGAGGACTTAAAGTCATCTCCATATGGTTGGTTTTGTGATGTGAGCGCCAATCTATTTGTTACGTTTGATCAGGAAATATCGGTTAAATCATATCAGGTTTTATGCCATGCTAAGACGTATGCCACTTATATGGCCCGTAGCTGGAGGTTATATTATTCTCGAAATGGCCTGACATGGATATCCATGGACCAACAGTCTGGACTAGCTCAGTGGGCAACTGGTGAGCTTCGATCTTTTGAATTGGCTGAAGTTGTGACTGCAAAATATTTTAAAATGGCCCTGTTTGAGACATCAACTCAAGCGTATACAGGCTTGTCTGGGCTAAAGTTGATGTCGCCTGAAAAAACGGGGACAGCTATTGATATTTCCGCCGCAGGTTTCACCAAAGCCCCTACCCGCGCCCACCTCATTCCCAAATTAATGGCCGCAACCGGCCCAGCAGGCGCAACTTTCACCGCCGCAGATTTCCAAGAAATCCCCGTTGAAGAGGTGACCCTTGGAACGGATACAGACCCCGATATACCCAATTATCTGCATTTGAAATCAGCAAGGCAGACCCCGGCCCCGTTTCGGACCATTGCCATGGGCCTGAAAGGAATGGCTGCAGGTAGTAAATCTCTGATTGAAACCGCAAGAATCGACACATGGAAACTGGGAGCATAG
- a CDS encoding helix-turn-helix domain-containing protein → MITKETYMPEQPFFQLSTADYISQLSLCDRGVAQYYSFVNLNADNDITAVPDGTIDIIIQCSGNHPRAQVCGSVKKGRQVKFELGVKYFGIRFFPGTADALLQCPLNLFTDQEVLLENVCDKADELVERISNANSFEERICFFEKYYAKRIREYSGESTLIPYLIDKINKSHGDIKVGDLAEDTGYSTRHISGQFSRAVGISPKLYSRIVRFQRCLGLLWGQEQLSYASLAQDSGYYDQAHFINEFREFSLCTPAQALGTSMQ, encoded by the coding sequence GTGATTACGAAAGAAACCTACATGCCGGAGCAACCCTTTTTTCAACTATCGACGGCAGACTATATTTCCCAATTGTCTCTGTGCGACAGAGGGGTGGCTCAGTATTATAGTTTTGTTAATCTGAATGCAGATAACGACATCACCGCTGTTCCGGATGGAACAATAGACATCATTATTCAATGTTCGGGCAATCACCCCAGAGCGCAAGTGTGCGGCTCCGTCAAGAAGGGGAGACAGGTCAAATTTGAACTGGGAGTAAAGTATTTCGGAATTAGATTCTTTCCCGGAACGGCGGATGCGTTGCTACAGTGTCCTCTCAATCTATTTACGGACCAGGAAGTTCTACTTGAAAATGTTTGTGACAAGGCGGATGAGCTAGTAGAGCGGATCAGTAATGCCAACTCGTTCGAAGAACGTATCTGTTTCTTTGAAAAATATTATGCAAAACGGATTCGGGAATATTCGGGCGAGTCCACATTGATCCCCTACCTGATTGATAAGATCAACAAGTCTCACGGAGATATCAAGGTCGGCGACTTGGCGGAAGATACCGGTTACTCAACTCGTCACATAAGCGGTCAATTTTCAAGGGCTGTTGGAATTTCGCCGAAACTGTACTCTCGCATCGTCCGTTTTCAGCGATGCCTAGGGCTGCTGTGGGGACAGGAGCAACTGTCGTACGCCAGTCTTGCACAAGACAGCGGATATTATGATCAGGCTCATTTTATCAATGAGTTCCGCGAGTTCTCACTTTGCACCCCTGCGCAGGCCTTAGGGACAAGCATGCAGTAA
- a CDS encoding glycosyltransferase: MLEYFKISHFPQRISVGKAILKAFPPTVAYLTFAWLMLLALPERAWQIKSQTLIAISLFGIWRYSWQVTNVFRHWRYRRHVFPALRAEADALEDPFPDRLFVMIPSYHEDYYVTEMIFNALVRDVCMLPCKVVFVASVGSSKEAEFIRKVVAGIKGSYGIKLIIMQQHQGKRIAMGHALRAIAREFNDPFMWHPKVNDDVVVFMDGDTLVKPGTFSKCLPFFKLHPQMAALTTDNIGLQQDSTTLFHDWYSLKFAQRNHQFYSHALSKRMLTLTGRFSMFRASIVVKEEFIRFVEADYLESWMYGRFRFLMGDDKSTWFYLLKKGYEMLYVPDAPVIAVETRQEHFFSTSISLMRRWYGNMLCNNLRAIKLGPRPMGKFIWWSIVDQRLTTWTPLVGPASMIMMSLFISPFYLVFYTSWIICTRLVMLWVYVLEGFELRTSHLPLMLFNQWVGAALKVITIYNLDKQTWNKKNKYSKSIKKKDSTLNRVRYILRTMLIVMNFTLLLTFCGLGTGALTLPSLAELTDIAPMTVQKNVDQDTVVVSMNIAPDADVGQAVMKELLRSNKNLPLRLEIPAGHFVIDTPIIISRNNVILKGAGQGKTFLRSCLNSDQGEAVLHVLGKKEKRIGRLKEPLPLHSSMLTATKWHKGNEFIWIGVSNDEEFLDSINAVKWRKTRPPLRQYIGRVEDSISEFIMMRAVPGIEFPAGTEVYAPKMVTNVIISNFSLEQKVPKMKRKDVQGRYENLAEKYALDGVRFEWAADCMLKDVNITMAGRHPIAFESCKEITVDDVIVDGVWNKGKKGNGYVRFARSFGCSIQNSIIRNIRHLTFQWGSSGNLVENCIIETDINFHGGFSHDNTVRHCTFSPPKWHHWGKITRMPEGGGTYAPPDGDRNRVEE, from the coding sequence ATGCTCGAATATTTTAAGATAAGTCATTTCCCACAGCGTATATCTGTAGGGAAGGCTATCCTGAAAGCATTCCCCCCAACTGTTGCATATTTAACGTTTGCTTGGCTGATGCTTTTGGCTTTGCCCGAGCGAGCATGGCAAATTAAAAGTCAGACATTAATAGCAATCAGTTTGTTCGGTATATGGCGTTACTCATGGCAGGTGACTAACGTTTTTCGTCACTGGCGATACAGGCGGCATGTTTTCCCCGCACTAAGAGCAGAAGCTGACGCTCTGGAAGATCCATTCCCAGACCGATTATTTGTTATGATTCCGTCCTATCATGAAGACTACTACGTAACGGAAATGATTTTCAACGCCTTGGTCAGGGATGTTTGCATGCTTCCGTGTAAAGTTGTCTTTGTGGCCAGTGTAGGCTCAAGTAAGGAAGCTGAGTTTATCCGGAAGGTGGTTGCTGGAATAAAAGGAAGTTATGGTATCAAGCTAATTATTATGCAGCAACATCAGGGTAAAAGAATTGCAATGGGACATGCCCTGCGTGCAATTGCTCGTGAATTTAATGATCCATTTATGTGGCATCCTAAAGTTAACGATGATGTAGTTGTTTTTATGGATGGAGACACTCTTGTAAAGCCAGGAACATTTAGTAAATGCTTGCCCTTTTTTAAATTACATCCACAAATGGCTGCTCTAACCACTGATAATATAGGTTTGCAGCAAGATAGCACTACTTTATTTCATGACTGGTATTCATTAAAATTTGCCCAGCGAAATCATCAGTTCTATTCACATGCCCTTTCAAAGAGGATGCTGACGCTTACGGGACGTTTTTCAATGTTTCGAGCATCTATAGTCGTTAAAGAAGAATTTATTCGGTTCGTTGAAGCCGATTATTTGGAAAGTTGGATGTACGGACGATTTCGCTTTCTTATGGGGGATGATAAATCAACTTGGTTTTATCTACTTAAAAAAGGTTACGAAATGCTCTATGTGCCGGACGCACCGGTTATTGCTGTGGAAACTCGGCAGGAACATTTTTTTAGCACAAGTATTTCACTTATGCGTAGATGGTATGGGAATATGCTGTGTAACAATCTTCGTGCCATTAAATTAGGTCCACGTCCTATGGGGAAATTTATTTGGTGGAGCATTGTTGATCAACGCCTTACTACATGGACTCCTCTGGTTGGTCCCGCCAGTATGATTATGATGTCGTTGTTTATTTCTCCTTTTTATTTGGTTTTCTACACTTCATGGATAATTTGCACACGGTTGGTCATGTTATGGGTTTATGTTCTGGAGGGATTTGAACTGCGCACATCGCATTTACCTTTAATGCTCTTCAATCAATGGGTGGGAGCGGCTCTTAAGGTTATTACTATATATAACTTAGATAAGCAGACTTGGAACAAAAAAAATAAGTATTCTAAATCGATAAAAAAAAAGGATTCAACTCTGAACCGAGTTCGATACATTCTTAGAACTATGCTTATTGTTATGAATTTTACCCTGCTTTTAACCTTTTGCGGCCTTGGAACCGGAGCGTTAACTCTGCCCTCACTGGCAGAACTGACAGATATTGCACCTATGACTGTCCAGAAGAATGTTGATCAGGATACGGTAGTTGTATCGATGAATATTGCTCCAGATGCTGATGTCGGTCAGGCTGTCATGAAGGAACTGTTACGTTCAAACAAAAATCTTCCATTACGGCTTGAAATTCCCGCGGGACATTTTGTGATTGATACGCCGATTATAATCAGCCGGAACAATGTTATTTTAAAAGGGGCTGGTCAGGGAAAAACGTTTTTGCGCTCCTGTTTAAATTCTGATCAGGGGGAGGCTGTTTTGCATGTACTTGGCAAGAAGGAAAAACGTATAGGACGTTTAAAAGAGCCTTTGCCGCTTCATTCTTCTATGCTCACAGCTACTAAATGGCATAAGGGAAATGAATTTATCTGGATAGGTGTTTCAAATGATGAAGAATTTCTTGATTCAATTAATGCTGTAAAATGGCGGAAGACCAGACCTCCATTAAGACAATATATCGGCAGAGTTGAAGATTCAATATCAGAATTTATCATGATGCGTGCTGTTCCCGGGATTGAGTTTCCTGCTGGGACTGAAGTTTATGCCCCCAAAATGGTTACTAATGTTATTATCTCCAATTTTTCATTAGAACAAAAAGTTCCTAAAATGAAACGGAAAGATGTTCAGGGACGATATGAAAATCTGGCTGAAAAGTACGCTTTAGATGGCGTGCGTTTTGAGTGGGCAGCTGATTGTATGCTAAAAGACGTAAATATTACTATGGCTGGCAGGCATCCTATCGCATTTGAGTCCTGTAAAGAGATAACGGTGGACGACGTAATTGTAGACGGAGTTTGGAATAAAGGCAAAAAAGGAAACGGCTATGTTCGTTTTGCCAGAAGTTTTGGGTGTTCTATACAAAATAGTATCATCCGTAATATTCGCCATTTGACTTTTCAATGGGGTAGCTCAGGTAATCTCGTAGAAAATTGCATTATTGAAACAGATATAAATTTTCATGGTGGCTTCAGTCATGATAATACTGTGCGCCACTGTACTTTTTCTCCCCCGAAGTGGCATCATTGGGGCAAAATAACTCGTATGCCGGAAGGAGGGGGGACATACGCTCCGCCGGACGGAGATAGGAATAGAGTGGAAGAATAG
- a CDS encoding DNA-binding protein, with the protein MNNFLRLGEFNVPGYNLKVTGGMEIYEEDLSGETSGTDTAHKGIKPKTLSVSLNIRFKEKDDLQKLISVLETKDSTGEMQVYTIANQTANAGGITQVKCFERVEWTEQENLRAWSVTFKLREHLSVPEKVELRQKGAAAVVENESGQATGTVQQTKDPDTNWKKVIEQVDKVVS; encoded by the coding sequence ATGAATAATTTTCTGCGTCTGGGTGAATTCAACGTGCCCGGGTATAACCTGAAAGTAACCGGAGGCATGGAAATCTATGAAGAGGATCTTTCCGGCGAAACTTCCGGTACCGACACGGCGCACAAGGGCATCAAGCCCAAGACACTAAGCGTTTCCCTCAATATAAGATTTAAGGAAAAAGACGATCTGCAGAAGCTGATCAGTGTGCTAGAAACCAAGGATTCCACCGGAGAAATGCAGGTTTATACCATTGCTAACCAGACAGCCAATGCCGGCGGAATTACGCAGGTAAAATGTTTTGAGCGGGTGGAATGGACCGAACAGGAAAATTTACGTGCCTGGTCGGTCACGTTCAAACTGCGCGAACATCTTTCAGTGCCGGAAAAAGTAGAGCTACGGCAAAAAGGCGCTGCCGCTGTGGTGGAAAATGAGAGCGGACAGGCCACCGGGACCGTGCAGCAAACGAAAGATCCGGACACGAACTGGAAAAAGGTGATTGAGCAGGTTGATAAGGTGGTTTCATGA
- a CDS encoding phage tail protein, which yields MIPVLKLPFWLGGPEFEKLRKAALKWWALMASWAMLPANMQDPEKCTEGFLKLIAWQRDIKRFDTEPLELFRLRVKYARINAVDSGSVAGFIRIFQRLGVGYVEIEERIPGQDWDIVSIRLSDGQLAKNQKLLETLIQHYGRTCRRYDWQVITPISVYVRAEDFNHDTLTIYAKIPPLAVSVRGNGFDNDTLTVEAHL from the coding sequence ATGATTCCAGTGCTGAAACTTCCTTTCTGGCTGGGCGGTCCGGAGTTTGAAAAGCTCCGTAAGGCCGCGCTGAAGTGGTGGGCACTTATGGCCAGCTGGGCCATGTTGCCTGCTAATATGCAGGATCCGGAGAAATGCACCGAGGGATTCCTAAAACTGATTGCATGGCAGCGGGACATTAAGCGCTTTGATACTGAACCGCTGGAATTGTTCCGGCTGCGCGTGAAGTATGCGCGGATTAATGCGGTGGATTCCGGAAGTGTTGCCGGGTTCATAAGAATTTTTCAGCGGCTTGGGGTTGGATACGTAGAGATTGAGGAACGGATACCCGGGCAGGATTGGGACATAGTTTCTATTCGTCTTTCTGACGGTCAGCTGGCCAAGAATCAGAAGCTGCTGGAAACCCTGATTCAACATTATGGCCGGACCTGCCGCCGTTATGACTGGCAGGTAATAACCCCTATCAGCGTTTATGTCCGGGCTGAAGATTTCAACCACGACACATTGACCATATATGCGAAAATCCCGCCTTTAGCCGTGAGCGTGCGCGGTAATGGCTTTGATAACGACACTCTGACAGTTGAGGCACATTTATGA
- a CDS encoding bacteriophage T4 gp5 trimerisation domain-containing protein: MREVIKKAVLKIFPELSGGLHLDRYARVLAVSDEPTQGGSCERFRPRYAVTLEILTPEGEKDEAYPIYKDVPLPVPAAGMERGSFGFPDTGTLVVVGFAYGRPDHPLIRQISPLGLSLPNVATGELLWQQDAETLQRVDPDGNWTRQTHGRITDSSLTRITRAIDSVAELVRDMRRVKGSSTEEVGGVKSIEALGGILLTSGGHIDMVAIDNLNFVTAADSSWIVSRNWNGVTGGNHHHTVKMNMTENVLMNRTENTTQNHTETIGQNKSSTVMANRTAVTYLDHNTEVRGQRTDLVKKDHSSTVDGNRIRNVGQDLTESVGGDLQQNITGESAENVDGDKKIKAANIRLKGATFSITTLDGELNFFELLLDFIEEVRDALWVLDHHTHPSVAPIVEGPEVKTHADNIETIRGKMDIMTE, translated from the coding sequence ATGCGTGAAGTAATCAAAAAAGCGGTACTTAAGATCTTTCCGGAGCTGTCCGGCGGACTTCATCTGGATAGATATGCCCGGGTTCTGGCGGTGAGTGATGAACCGACGCAGGGCGGATCCTGTGAGCGGTTCCGGCCGCGCTATGCTGTGACCTTGGAGATTTTGACCCCTGAAGGGGAAAAGGATGAAGCCTATCCTATATATAAGGACGTGCCGCTTCCGGTTCCTGCTGCAGGCATGGAGCGTGGAAGCTTTGGATTTCCTGATACCGGGACTCTGGTAGTGGTCGGGTTCGCTTACGGCCGTCCGGATCATCCATTGATACGGCAGATCTCTCCGTTGGGTTTGTCCCTGCCCAATGTGGCCACCGGGGAACTGTTGTGGCAACAGGATGCCGAAACCCTGCAGCGCGTGGATCCGGACGGAAACTGGACGCGCCAGACGCATGGCCGGATTACAGACAGCAGCCTGACTCGGATTACCCGGGCTATTGATTCCGTGGCGGAGCTGGTGCGCGACATGCGCAGGGTGAAAGGATCCAGTACCGAGGAAGTCGGCGGGGTAAAAAGTATAGAAGCTCTGGGCGGAATCCTTTTAACTTCCGGTGGCCATATTGATATGGTGGCTATTGATAATTTAAATTTTGTAACGGCCGCAGATTCAAGCTGGATCGTTTCCCGGAACTGGAATGGCGTGACTGGTGGAAATCATCACCACACGGTAAAAATGAATATGACTGAAAATGTGCTAATGAATCGGACCGAGAACACCACCCAGAACCACACTGAAACGATTGGCCAGAACAAGAGTTCCACGGTTATGGCCAACAGGACGGCCGTAACATATTTGGATCACAATACCGAGGTGCGCGGCCAGCGTACTGATCTGGTTAAAAAGGATCACAGCAGCACGGTGGACGGCAACCGGATCCGGAACGTGGGGCAGGATCTGACCGAGAGTGTCGGCGGGGATCTGCAGCAGAACATTACCGGCGAAAGCGCCGAGAACGTGGACGGTGATAAAAAAATCAAAGCGGCAAATATCAGGCTGAAGGGGGCGACCTTCAGCATAACAACCCTTGACGGAGAATTGAATTTTTTTGAGCTGCTGCTAGATTTTATTGAAGAGGTCCGGGACGCGCTCTGGGTTCTGGATCATCATACACATCCGTCTGTTGCACCAATTGTGGAAGGGCCGGAAGTTAAGACCCATGCGGATAACATTGAAACGATACGCGGGAAAATGGATATTATGACGGAATAG